The Candidatus Wallbacteria bacterium genome includes the window GCGCTGGCGGATGAATTTAATCTGAGGGTTGTGAACCTGGGTGTAGGCGGCGACTCCGTTTCAGACCTCTATCACAGGATTTCAGCGCAGATGGAAACCTTCCAGCCATTGAGGGATAATTATTTCGTGGTCTTCATCGGCGCAAATGACGCCCTGATGGAGCGCGACCCGGCTGAATTCAGAGAGTTTTACCGGAAGTTGTTAAAACTGTTCCCGGCACTGTCCACGCTCTGCCTGACTCTCCCGGATATTTTCTGCAAAACTAAAATTGGCAATCCTCCTGATACTTCTCTCTACAACAGTATCATTGCGACTGTTGCCGATGATGCAGGCTGCAAGCTGCTTGATCTTGCCAAAACAGCTCTGCCTCCAGACTGCTATCTGGAAGACGGTTTACATTTCAAAACCAGGGGGTTAGAATTGATCGAGGAAGCGATCAACAGATCCCTCGGCAGCATGATGCGGAAAGCGAGAATTGGATTGAACGCGACTCTCGAAGCATACAGACAGTTCCAGGCTGGAAAATCCCCCGCTGATTTCCTGATCCTGGCCGGTTTTCTCACTGAACGGAAAAAATACCGGACATTGCTGGTACTTCATAAATATTACAGAATCAAGGAACTCAAAGTTTACGCTTATCTGGCTGAGGCACATCAGAAAACAGGATCATACAAAAGGGCCAGGCTGATGTTCTACAAGCTCTCCCGCAGGCTGGACCCGCGCTTTTATGAATCTGTGGCCTATTGCCTGAGGATGGAAGGGAAATATTTCCTGTCCACATTCGCTTATCTGTTTTCAGCTCTCATTCTTAAAAAACCATCGCTGATCAGGAATGCCTTTTACAATTTCAGGCTGCTGGGCAGAACTCAGTGACAGAATTCCTGAAGATCCTGACTGTTCTGATGCTCGGCCCTTTTGAACTCTGGGCAGCGATCCCTGCAGGATTCACTTTCGGCTTTTCCCCGCTCAAAACCTTTTTCTGGGCAGTTACCGGCGGCACCTGCGGATCAGTCGCAGTGGCTGTACTTGGAGTCAGGCTGCGTGATTGGGCACTTAAAAAAATCCAGCTGCAGATTTCCCTGGAGGGCGAAGGCAGATTTTACAGGATCTGGAACAGATACGGGATCCCGGGGATCGGCCTGCTTTCTCCACTGCTGACCGGCCCGTTTCTGGGCATGCTGATCGGCCTCGCCCTCAGCGCTGAACCGAAGCGGCTGCTGTTCTGGACAGTCTGCGGAGTGCTGCTCTGGAGTGCAGGCCTGACCCTGGCCGGCATGACCGGGCTGGCGGGATTCAGGGCTCTGGCGGGTTAAAAAGTATTTTTTGGTTTTTTAGAAGTTTTATCAGACATTTTGGAACGAATCAGTTCAAGTAAGTCTTTACTTATGTTTGAAGGAGCAAAATCAAGGATTGTGTATCCCATGGGATGAACAAGATTGACATCCGCCCCTTTTTCTATCAGTAATTGAGAGATCTTAAACATGGAGTGAGACACTGCCAGTGTCAGGGCTGACATACCATTGCCATTAACTGCATTTACATCAACACCTTTTTCGATTAATAATTCAGCAATTTCTGTCTGTTTAAATTCAATGGCAGTCATCAAGGGAGTATCATTTTTATATCCTTTCTGATTGATCTCGAGACTCTTGGAAATCATGTCTAGTGCGATTTTTTGATCATTGTAATGGATTGCATATTGAAGGATTGTATCATCTCTGAGTTCATTCGTATCCAGGGAGTTGAATTCATTTCCCATGTAATTTTTGTAGAGCTGGTCAGCAATGTCAGAATATCCAAATTTGATCGCAGTTTTCAGTGAGCCTGTTTGGGTATAGTAAAATTCCTTGTCTTTGCGGAGTATCTCGTTTGCCAGATCCTGAAAACCGAAAATCATCGCATAGCAAAGCGGTGTTGAAAGAAATCTTTTTTCAATTTCATTCAGATTTATTCCATCTCTAATCAACTCTTCAGCTTTCTGTCTGCCGTGAAACTTGAATACAGGATCCAATTTCCAGTCATTTAATGCTCCGATCAAAGAATCAACAGGAAAACAATCGATTTCCAGCTTTTCTTTAGGTGGAAAAAGACATCCATGATAGCTGCATTGGCAGTAATATCTTGGAACTGCATTAACAATAATGTACTGACCATTATTTGGGCATTTGAATTTTTCCAGCAAATGGGAATCCTTATTAAATTTATCCAGGCGGCCCGGAGTTGTTTTTTGATACAAATAGTCCCAAAAACCAGGGTTAATGGCCATCTGATTTGCCATGCATTTATTTATACCGTCCACTTCCAGATTATATCGTTCGGTTTTAGTTACTTCTTCAAATCGTCTGAGGATTGAGTTTATGTTGAGACAAATTGCCACAACAGAAAGATAAAATCCCAGTGCCAGAATGAAAAAAAACAAATGAAGTGTTTTTTTTCTCATCCAAGTATTGTACTTAGTTTTCTTCAATTTCCGCAAATTTAATAAAATCCGTTATACTAAGGTCAAATTTTGCTAATTCCAGCCTGTTTCAGTATATTGAAGCTATGAAAAGAAACTTCGAGCTGCTGCTTCCTGCCGGAGATCTGGCTTCTTTCAAGGCTGCCCTGGCTCTCAAGGCCCCGGCCGTTTACTTAGGTTTCCACAAGTTCTCCGCCCGGAAGCGGGCTGCCAATTTCGGTCTCTCGCAGCTGATGGACATCATCCACACGGCTCATCTGCAAGGGATGAAAGTTTATCTCACCCTGAACACGATCATTTATCCGTCAGAGATGAAGAAACTTCTCACATTTCTGTATTTCATGTCCAAATGCCCGCCTGACGCCCTGATCATCCAGGATCTCGGACTGTATAAGATTTTGCGGGAGAAATTCCCGCAACTCGTGCTCCATGCTTCCACCCAGATGAACAATTACTCCATTCATTCCTTGAAATTCCTGGAAGAACTTGGTTTTTCCCGAGCCATTCTGGCCAGAGAGACCACCAGAACTGAAATGATCGCAATGAAGAAGGCCGTAAAACAGCTGGAACTGGAAGGATTTGTCCATGGAGCTCTCTGTGTGGCCTTTTCAGGAGTCTGCTATTTTTCCAGCTTTCACGGGGGCAGAAGCGGGAATCGCGGCGACTGTGCCCAGCCCTGCCGCCTGGATTACAGCCTGGTGCGTGACGGCAAGACGCTGGGTCAGGCCGGCTGGCTGTCTCCCAGGGATCTCTGCCTGGCGGATGAAATTGCGGAACACCCGCTCTGCTTTTTCAAGATCGAGGGCAGGCTCAAAAATTCAAATTACGTCTATCAGGTCGGGGAACATTACCTGAAAACGCTCTCTGATTCGACGGCAGGGAAAAATCCGCTGGATTTTGTGTTCAACCGGGATTTCACTAAAGGCCATTATAATCATAGAAATCCCAAAGGTCTGATTGAATCGAAAACTCCAAGGGGCCAGGAGATCGGAAAAACCAGGGCAGAGGGGAACAACTGGA containing:
- a CDS encoding ankyrin repeat domain-containing protein, coding for MRKKTLHLFFFILALGFYLSVVAICLNINSILRRFEEVTKTERYNLEVDGINKCMANQMAINPGFWDYLYQKTTPGRLDKFNKDSHLLEKFKCPNNGQYIIVNAVPRYYCQCSYHGCLFPPKEKLEIDCFPVDSLIGALNDWKLDPVFKFHGRQKAEELIRDGINLNEIEKRFLSTPLCYAMIFGFQDLANEILRKDKEFYYTQTGSLKTAIKFGYSDIADQLYKNYMGNEFNSLDTNELRDDTILQYAIHYNDQKIALDMISKSLEINQKGYKNDTPLMTAIEFKQTEIAELLIEKGVDVNAVNGNGMSALTLAVSHSMFKISQLLIEKGADVNLVHPMGYTILDFAPSNISKDLLELIRSKMSDKTSKKPKNTF
- a CDS encoding small multi-drug export protein: MTEFLKILTVLMLGPFELWAAIPAGFTFGFSPLKTFFWAVTGGTCGSVAVAVLGVRLRDWALKKIQLQISLEGEGRFYRIWNRYGIPGIGLLSPLLTGPFLGMLIGLALSAEPKRLLFWTVCGVLLWSAGLTLAGMTGLAGFRALAG